In a single window of the Nitrospirota bacterium genome:
- a CDS encoding formylglycine-generating enzyme family protein: MTATAETGERLKQEPGGEAAPAAKADTASLPKEFVGKDGAPMVLIPAGEFVMGSPDGEGLDNEQPEHKVWVDAFYLDKFEVPNGRYEKFMEETGRARPKFWEQLDLTVHSELPVIGVSWHDAKAYCEWAEKRLPTEAEWEYAARGTDRRRYPWGNAEPNAQLANYAKRWSYKFYDDRLEPVNSHEAGKSPFGVYNMAGNVFEWVTDWYEIKYYARSPERNPSGPETGELKVMRGGSWNFASEYIRTTSRMKLKPMEREADVGIRCARSVQ; this comes from the coding sequence ATGACCGCGACCGCTGAGACCGGCGAGCGGCTCAAGCAAGAGCCCGGCGGTGAAGCGGCGCCTGCGGCGAAAGCCGACACCGCGAGCCTTCCCAAGGAATTTGTCGGCAAAGACGGGGCGCCGATGGTGTTGATTCCGGCCGGCGAGTTTGTGATGGGGTCGCCAGACGGGGAGGGGCTGGATAATGAGCAACCGGAACACAAGGTCTGGGTGGATGCGTTTTATCTGGACAAGTTTGAAGTGCCGAACGGGCGGTATGAAAAATTCATGGAGGAGACGGGACGCGCGAGGCCGAAGTTTTGGGAACAGTTGGACCTCACCGTCCATAGCGAACTCCCGGTCATCGGCGTGAGCTGGCACGATGCCAAAGCGTACTGCGAATGGGCCGAGAAGCGTCTGCCGACAGAAGCCGAGTGGGAATATGCCGCCCGAGGGACGGATCGCCGCCGATATCCATGGGGCAATGCGGAGCCGAACGCGCAATTGGCGAATTACGCCAAACGCTGGTCCTATAAGTTCTATGACGATCGTCTGGAGCCGGTGAACAGCCACGAGGCCGGCAAGAGCCCGTTCGGCGTGTATAACATGGCGGGCAACGTGTTTGAGTGGGTGACCGATTGGTATGAAATCAAATATTACGCGCGCAGCCCGGAACGGAATCCCTCCGGCCCTGAGACCGGTGAATTGAAGGTCATGCGGGGCGGGTCGTGGAACTTCGCCAGTGAATATATCCGAACGACCAGCCGCATGAAGCTGAAACCCATGGAGCGGGAGGCGGATGTCGGTATCCGGTGTGCGCGCAGCGTCCAGTAA
- a CDS encoding MlaD family protein: MKMHYSHGLSSSRIAQIVGTFVVLPLIVLAVVGVFMAKAQHLFERKYHVKTSLSKSYGLEPGSPVLFSGIPIGRVELVDLNDRGTVDVLLQLRSRYQELVREDSEARIAKSGIVVGQTQVDIAMGSATKPALADGATIRAVEPKDIGELVDEIRPVLDSVKQTLLRVEDITKDVQATIQMGGRALGQVEQATRELPTLIASVQHTVSSVERTAASLPNITGAINKSLALVDGIARDVKTTTSRLPAVIDSAEQTVRSVRELTESAKGVTNELGPILETAQTTMDDISTIVRGAKNTFPISTFVKNAGSASAGHSSQGLTSLRGDRVSR; the protein is encoded by the coding sequence ATGAAAATGCATTACTCGCATGGCTTGTCGAGCAGCCGGATTGCGCAGATTGTCGGAACCTTCGTCGTCCTTCCGCTGATCGTCTTGGCGGTGGTGGGCGTCTTTATGGCCAAGGCCCAGCATCTGTTCGAGCGAAAGTATCACGTGAAGACCAGCCTGAGTAAATCGTACGGACTGGAGCCGGGCTCCCCCGTGTTATTTTCCGGCATTCCCATCGGACGGGTGGAACTGGTGGATCTCAATGACCGGGGCACGGTGGATGTCCTGCTCCAGCTTCGCTCGCGGTACCAGGAGCTGGTGCGGGAGGATTCGGAAGCACGCATTGCCAAGAGCGGGATCGTCGTCGGGCAGACGCAGGTGGATATCGCAATGGGGAGCGCCACGAAGCCGGCATTAGCAGACGGGGCCACAATCAGGGCGGTCGAACCGAAGGATATCGGTGAATTGGTGGATGAAATCAGACCGGTGCTGGATTCGGTCAAACAGACGCTGTTGCGGGTGGAAGACATCACCAAGGACGTGCAAGCCACCATTCAGATGGGCGGGCGGGCGTTGGGGCAAGTCGAGCAGGCGACCCGCGAACTGCCGACTCTGATCGCTTCCGTCCAGCACACGGTTTCGTCGGTGGAACGCACGGCTGCGTCCCTGCCGAATATTACGGGCGCGATCAACAAAAGCCTGGCCTTGGTCGATGGAATCGCGCGCGATGTGAAAACGACGACCTCCCGGCTGCCGGCGGTGATCGATTCCGCCGAGCAGACGGTTCGGAGCGTGAGGGAACTGACGGAGTCCGCCAAAGGCGTTACGAACGAACTGGGGCCGATTCTCGAGACCGCACAGACGACGATGGACGACATTTCCACGATCGTCCGCGGAGCCAAGAACACGTTTCCCATCAGCACCTTCGTGAAAAACGCCGGTTCGGCTTCCGCCGGCCACTCAAGCCAGGGCCTGACGAGTCTCCGCGGAGATCGTGTGAGCCGGTGA
- a CDS encoding HNH endonuclease signature motif containing protein, translating into MFTEHGPEKALDTQLVEVWTSARKDWRRFLKQRVIDKSGCWLWTGPTRSATGYGRFTLGRRGLAAHRYAYEQVWGPIPKGLVVHHTCNQPRCVNPNHLEAVTMRENTLRGSSPSSCNAKKMHCSKGHPYSPENLVFRKGIRCCRTCERMRAARTRQGAVGRDKRPSARWERFLRHVQKAPGPLKTHCWLWTGYVEAAGYGITYIGKRQVMAHRFAYLQWYGSIPPNLQIDHLCQNRACVNPDHLEAVTPRENTIRGSSPIARNVEVTHCPKGHPYSGKNLYITKKGFRQCVLCSRARTRQHRLDPEIRKLEASKLRRKRARLEVKQQLKASLQRYRSRPEVKQRRAEQARAHYARPDVHAKMRAQAKQYRATAEYKEWRKDYLNRPDVRERERARERQRHLMPKRQAWLKKYRSRPDVKARQAALERARQARLNGKAKQTEG; encoded by the coding sequence ATGTTCACTGAACATGGTCCAGAGAAAGCATTAGACACTCAGTTGGTCGAGGTGTGGACATCAGCTCGAAAGGATTGGCGTCGATTCCTAAAGCAGAGAGTCATTGACAAGAGTGGGTGTTGGTTGTGGACGGGACCGACTAGAAGTGCAACCGGATATGGTCGTTTCACGTTGGGTAGACGTGGTCTTGCTGCACATAGGTACGCCTATGAACAAGTTTGGGGACCGATCCCAAAAGGACTCGTAGTGCACCATACATGCAATCAACCGCGTTGCGTGAATCCAAATCATCTTGAAGCGGTGACGATGCGCGAGAACACCCTGCGCGGTAGCAGTCCATCTTCATGCAACGCTAAGAAAATGCACTGCTCGAAGGGTCATCCATACTCGCCTGAGAATCTTGTCTTCAGGAAGGGGATTCGCTGCTGCCGTACTTGCGAGCGCATGAGGGCCGCGAGAACAAGACAGGGTGCCGTGGGACGGGATAAGCGCCCCTCGGCGAGATGGGAACGCTTTTTGCGCCACGTGCAGAAAGCTCCCGGGCCTCTCAAGACGCATTGTTGGCTTTGGACAGGGTACGTTGAGGCAGCCGGTTACGGTATTACTTATATCGGCAAACGGCAAGTCATGGCGCACCGGTTCGCATATCTCCAATGGTATGGGTCGATCCCACCAAACCTTCAGATAGACCACTTGTGTCAGAACAGGGCTTGCGTCAACCCGGACCATTTGGAAGCCGTGACACCGCGCGAGAATACGATTCGTGGATCAAGTCCTATCGCGCGCAATGTAGAAGTCACGCATTGTCCAAAAGGGCATCCCTATTCTGGCAAGAATCTATACATCACGAAAAAAGGTTTCCGCCAGTGTGTGCTTTGCAGCAGAGCGCGCACGCGACAGCATAGGCTTGATCCCGAAATCCGGAAGCTAGAAGCTAGCAAATTACGCAGGAAGCGCGCGCGACTAGAAGTAAAGCAGCAACTCAAGGCGTCTTTGCAGCGTTATCGGTCCCGCCCAGAGGTGAAACAGCGGCGAGCCGAACAGGCGCGTGCACACTATGCGCGCCCCGATGTGCACGCCAAGATGCGCGCACAAGCGAAGCAGTACCGTGCAACCGCAGAATACAAAGAGTGGCGAAAGGATTACCTCAATCGGCCGGATGTTCGGGAGCGCGAGCGTGCACGTGAGCGACAGCGACATCTCATGCCGAAACGACAGGCTTGGCTGAAAAAGTACCGTAGTCGCCCAGATGTGAAGGCACGCCAGGCAGCTTTAGAACGAGCACGGCAAGCGCGGCTGAATGGTAAAGCGAAACAGACGGAAGGCTGA
- a CDS encoding ABC transporter permease, which produces MTEWVGQKVLDAFSYARALWELIVRAAWELTRPAERGRQEALRVITRQILFTGVDALPVTSAIALMLGIIVITQAGTQLPKLGAGGLVGSIIVIVVIRELGPLVTALIIAGRSGTAIATELGNMSVNREVTALKLMGIPLQRFIVMPRMVGVVVAMFCLTVYFDLVAVLGGFLIANMQLTIPFEAFIEGITRALSLADVAFTALKPLAFGAAVAAICCHHGLSVRASLTEVPQQTTKAMINSVTVCLVLDLLITIPAYLS; this is translated from the coding sequence ATGACGGAATGGGTCGGACAAAAAGTCCTCGATGCATTCAGCTACGCCCGAGCGTTGTGGGAACTGATCGTGCGGGCTGCCTGGGAACTGACGCGGCCGGCGGAACGGGGACGGCAAGAGGCGCTCCGGGTCATCACGCGGCAGATTCTCTTCACCGGCGTGGATGCCTTGCCGGTGACGAGCGCGATCGCGCTGATGCTCGGCATTATCGTTATCACCCAAGCCGGGACGCAACTGCCCAAGCTCGGGGCGGGCGGGTTGGTCGGGAGCATCATCGTCATCGTGGTCATACGCGAGCTTGGCCCGCTGGTCACCGCTCTGATCATCGCCGGCCGGTCGGGCACCGCCATCGCGACAGAACTGGGGAATATGTCGGTCAATCGGGAGGTTACTGCCCTCAAGCTGATGGGTATTCCGCTCCAGCGGTTTATCGTCATGCCGAGAATGGTCGGGGTGGTGGTGGCGATGTTCTGCCTCACCGTCTATTTCGACCTCGTGGCCGTGCTGGGCGGATTTCTGATCGCCAACATGCAGTTGACCATTCCGTTTGAGGCATTCATCGAGGGCATCACACGCGCGCTGTCTTTGGCCGATGTCGCCTTTACGGCGCTCAAGCCGCTGGCGTTCGGCGCCGCGGTCGCGGCGATTTGTTGCCATCACGGGCTCTCCGTCAGAGCGTCATTGACGGAAGTCCCGCAGCAGACCACCAAAGCCATGATCAATTCCGTCACCGTCTGCCTGGTGTTGGACCTGCTGATCACCATCCCGGCGTATCTCTCATGA
- a CDS encoding tetratricopeptide repeat protein, producing MRAWPPCLLIFLIVVSDRPVALEAIASEIRAAEAGRVDEPVSEATLEAEFRRAREVLRASPEFKTDDAGTHFRLGEALHHQGDLTGAAEEFRAAIKLDPEFAEAHRSLGVVLMDRHDWAGAVEALRATVRLREHDGEAFYWLGRALMAQGEWAAAAAALQSATRLKPDDAEAYADLGLVYMVQGDPTGAVEALRLAVQLKPDNADAHHLLETILLAQHDPEQVARAARRILDTQFARE from the coding sequence ATGCGTGCCTGGCCGCCTTGCCTGCTCATCTTCCTCATCGTGGTCTCGGATAGGCCGGTCGCGCTCGAAGCCATCGCCTCAGAAATCCGCGCCGCGGAGGCCGGTCGCGTGGACGAACCGGTTTCGGAAGCCACCCTGGAGGCTGAATTCCGGAGAGCCCGTGAAGTGCTGCGGGCTTCTCCCGAGTTCAAGACCGACGACGCCGGGACCCACTTCCGGCTCGGCGAGGCTCTGCACCACCAAGGAGACCTGACCGGAGCGGCCGAGGAGTTTCGCGCAGCGATCAAGCTGGACCCCGAATTTGCCGAGGCTCACCGTAGTCTCGGAGTCGTGCTGATGGATCGGCATGACTGGGCCGGGGCGGTGGAAGCACTCCGTGCCACGGTCCGGCTGCGTGAGCACGATGGGGAAGCCTTTTATTGGCTGGGCCGCGCCTTGATGGCGCAAGGCGAATGGGCCGCCGCGGCCGCCGCGTTACAATCGGCCACGCGACTGAAACCGGACGACGCTGAAGCCTACGCCGATCTCGGGTTGGTGTACATGGTGCAAGGCGATCCGACCGGCGCGGTCGAGGCACTCCGCCTCGCGGTTCAGCTCAAGCCGGACAATGCGGACGCCCACCATCTTCTGGAAACCATCCTTCTCGCTCAACATGACCCGGAGCAGGTTGCCCGCGCCGCCCGCCGGATTCTGGATACCCAGTTCGCTCGGGAATAG
- a CDS encoding DUF3365 domain-containing protein gives MQKFADSGLAVESNGAFSEIVEAGRTVRLMLPLYYGKACLSCHGEPKGERDITGYPREGAKERELGGAISVKLSIRQ, from the coding sequence CTGCAGAAGTTCGCCGATTCCGGCCTGGCTGTAGAGAGCAACGGCGCGTTCAGCGAAATCGTCGAGGCCGGACGAACCGTCCGTCTCATGTTGCCGTTGTACTACGGCAAGGCATGCCTGAGTTGTCACGGGGAACCGAAGGGAGAACGTGACATCACCGGTTATCCTCGGGAAGGCGCAAAAGAAAGGGAACTGGGGGGTGCGATCAGCGTCAAGCTGTCGATTCGGCAATGA
- a CDS encoding ATP-binding cassette domain-containing protein → MTAAVELAEVVIELEGEGHSSRLSLAVESGEFLVLLGPNRSGKSLILELCAGLVTPQAGAVRVFGYDWADLTDAEAMELRLHIGTVLQQPGLLSNMTLFNNVALPLRYHRADLSEQEIRRTVMAHLDSLGIARVSERFPAQLNPGEIRCAAIARAMILDQELLLLDDPVAGLDADMVLRLVQHLAVYRNRRSLTIVATLRAPSPFMDLADRVALVRGGRIDAIGPRAALAQLAGAGMEAYRN, encoded by the coding sequence ATGACCGCAGCCGTCGAACTCGCCGAAGTCGTGATTGAGCTGGAAGGCGAGGGGCATTCCAGCCGGCTCTCGCTGGCGGTGGAGTCGGGGGAATTTCTCGTCTTGTTGGGGCCGAACCGGTCCGGCAAGAGCCTAATTCTGGAGCTGTGCGCGGGGCTTGTGACGCCGCAGGCGGGCGCGGTCCGCGTGTTCGGGTACGACTGGGCCGACTTGACCGACGCCGAAGCGATGGAGCTGCGACTCCACATCGGGACGGTGCTGCAGCAGCCGGGATTGCTGAGCAACATGACGCTCTTCAACAACGTGGCCCTGCCGCTCCGCTATCACCGGGCGGACCTGTCGGAGCAGGAAATCCGGCGGACGGTGATGGCGCACTTGGACTCGCTTGGGATCGCGCGCGTCAGCGAACGATTTCCCGCTCAACTCAATCCAGGGGAAATCCGGTGCGCCGCGATCGCGCGGGCGATGATCCTGGATCAAGAGCTGCTGCTGCTGGACGATCCGGTGGCCGGCCTCGACGCCGACATGGTGCTTCGGCTGGTGCAGCATCTGGCCGTGTATCGGAACCGTCGTTCGCTTACGATCGTGGCGACGCTGCGGGCTCCTTCGCCCTTCATGGATCTGGCCGATCGGGTCGCGTTGGTGCGCGGCGGACGGATCGACGCGATCGGCCCACGCGCGGCGCTGGCCCAGTTGGCGGGAGCGGGCATGGAAGCGTATCGGAACTGA
- a CDS encoding PH domain-containing protein encodes MTEPVPADETVRWCAYPAWGHFSWLYLFSMVTGLRGLLLLRLGLSGWEEWMAGAVALLLCVVALRRWAQYVLTSRRVVVKNGYTGREIQTVALGDITDITVQQGPVAQLFDIGTLIVRSSRGDQVVVLHGVRHPEVLKARIDALKPTVGTG; translated from the coding sequence GTGACTGAGCCGGTGCCGGCCGATGAAACCGTGCGTTGGTGCGCCTATCCCGCGTGGGGGCACTTTAGCTGGCTGTATCTGTTCAGCATGGTGACCGGTCTTCGCGGTCTGCTGCTGTTGCGATTGGGGTTGAGCGGATGGGAAGAATGGATGGCCGGCGCGGTCGCGTTGCTGCTGTGTGTCGTGGCCTTGCGCCGATGGGCTCAGTATGTCCTTACGTCACGCCGTGTCGTCGTGAAAAACGGGTACACGGGCCGAGAGATCCAGACGGTGGCCCTCGGTGACATCACCGACATCACGGTGCAGCAGGGACCCGTTGCGCAGTTGTTCGACATCGGGACTCTGATTGTCCGGTCTTCCAGGGGGGACCAAGTCGTCGTGCTGCACGGAGTCCGCCATCCCGAGGTCCTCAAGGCTCGCATCGACGCCCTCAAGCCGACGGTCGGAACCGGGTAA
- a CDS encoding PilZ domain-containing protein — protein MRMQGRQHPRMQVPAPFVCSLRRHGLAKLFARRSAGLGVVFDVSLKGAKVMSETAVKAGDRLSLTLRLPKQMFPVSIERATVRWAKDQSFGVEFMGLSPVAQMRLRKFMTLTPSSSQ, from the coding sequence ATGCGCATGCAAGGACGACAACACCCGAGAATGCAGGTTCCCGCTCCGTTCGTGTGTTCGTTGCGACGTCATGGTCTGGCGAAATTGTTCGCTCGGCGCAGCGCTGGCCTCGGTGTCGTGTTCGATGTCTCGCTCAAAGGGGCGAAAGTGATGAGCGAGACCGCGGTCAAAGCGGGAGATCGGCTTTCGCTCACCCTTCGTCTGCCGAAGCAGATGTTTCCCGTCAGTATCGAGCGCGCCACCGTCCGCTGGGCCAAAGATCAATCGTTTGGAGTGGAGTTTATGGGCCTTTCTCCGGTCGCACAGATGCGTCTGCGAAAGTTCATGACGCTCACCCCAAGTTCGTCGCAATGA